ATGGGCCTGGTGGAGACAGCCCGGGGCACCGGAACCTTCATCACTCTGGACGCCGGCCGCGTCCGGGCCCTTCGGGAAGACCTGGCCCGCCAGGCGGTGGCCGAGTTCGTCCGGCGGTTGCAGGACCTGGGCTTCGGCCAGGACGAGATCGTTCGCCGGGTGGCTGCGGCTCTCGGCACGCCGGTACCGGGCGCGGGCGACCTCGAAAGGGGGTCCCACCCAGACGACCCCGGAAGAGCGTTCCACGCGGGAAGCCCCGGAAGCCGGTCCCCCGCAGATCGCCCCGCCACCGGGTCGCAGGCAGCAAGCCCGGGCAACGGGTCCCGCGTTGAAAACCAAGAAGGAGGGACACCATCGTGACGCCCTGGCATCCTCTGGCTGCATCCGCTGCCGCACCGGCTGCGGCGGCCGAACCCACCGTCCAGGCTACCGCGCCGCCAGCCGCCGGCTCTGCAGGCGGTACAGACCCGTCGACGGCGACGGGGGCGCCCCCGCCTGCCGTGTCCTTCCGCCACGTCTGGAAACGCTACGGCTCCGTGGAGGCCTTGCGGGATGTGACTTTCACCCTGCCTGCCGGCACCGTCACGGGCCTGGTCGGGGCCAACGGCAGCGGCAAGTCGACCCTCCTCAAGGTGGCGGCCGGGTTTGTGCGGCCCGCCCGGGGCGAGGTCCAGGTCCTGGGCGAGACCCCCGGCGTGGAACTGCGCCGCCGGATCGCCTTCGTCGCCGAGGTCGACCCGCTGGACCCGTGGATGACGGTGGACCAGACGGTCAGGTTCGTCCGTTCCTTCTTCACCGGCTGGGACGAGGAACACGAGGGCGAGCTGCGGGAGATCCTGGAGCTGCCGGGCCGGAGGCGCGTGGGAGAGCTGTCCAAGGGAATGCGGACCCGGGTGCGCCTGCTGTTGGGCCTGGCCCGCTCAGCGCCGCTGGTTCTTCTGGACGAACCCTTCTCGGGCATCGACCCGGTGTCCCGCCGCCGCATCGCCGACGCCATCCTGGCGGCCTGCCGGCGGGGCGGCCGGACGATCCTGCTCTCGACCCACGACTTGAAGGACGCGGAGCCGCTGTTCGACCGGCTGATGGTGCTGGCGGGCGGGCGCCTGGTGCTCGCGGGCGATGCCGACGAGCTCCGGGCCCGGCACGGGAAGTCCCTGGAGGGGATCGTCGAGGAGGTGCTGGCATGACGCCGTTCTTCCGGCTCCTCTGGCGGGAGGTGCGCCAGGGGCTGCCCACCACGGCGGCCTCGGTGGTCGCCGTCCTGGCGTGGTACACCTTTCTGGCCAGCCGCATCGGCCGCTGGAACGAGGGGCTGGTCCTGGCGATGAGTCAGATGCCGCTGTGGTGGCTGCCCCTGGGAGCCTTGTGGCACACGTACCAGAGCTTCAAGAACGACCTGGACACCTCCCGCGCCTACCTGCTCCTCTCCCTGCCGGTCTACGGATGGCAGCTGGCCGGGGCCAAGCTGCTGGCGGTGTGGCTGGGGACGGCGCTGTACGTAGGGGCGACGTTCGGCGGTATCGCGGCCATGGTACAGGGCGTGGGCGTTCCCGGCCTGCCGCCCGACATGTCCGCCGCGGTGGGCGCCCAGTTTGCGCGCACGCTGGTGGGGGCGGTGGGCATCCTCCTGGCGATCCTGCTGGCCTTCGCGCTGCCGGCGTGGCTCGTGCTGGTGCAGGCGGCATGGGGTGCCGGCCGGACCGTGCCGCGGGGGCGCCACGTCCTGATGGGCCTTGCCTTCCTCGCGGGTGGTTGGCTGTTGCTACGCGTCGCTGTCGTTGGGGCGGCCGTGCTGGACTTCCTTCCCACCGTGCCCGCCTTCCCCTACCCCGACCTCTACCGGGCGCCGGGCGGGATCTGGACCGTCGCAACCCGGTGGCTGGCCATGCACCCGGGTCCGTGGCTGGCGGTGGTCCTGGCCACGGCGGTGGGGTTCGTCGGTACCGCTCGGGCGGTGGAACGGGCCCTCGACGCCGAGGGAGCTCGGTGGCCGGCGGTGGCAGGGGTGGCCATCGTGGCGGCCGCAGCGGCGGCCGACCTCTACCTGAACGGGGCGGGGCTCTTCGATGCCCTTCTCCAGGCGCTGATCGGGGCCGGGACGTAGGTCGAACGCAGCCGGCCGGCAGCCGGCGATGGCCGGCCGGCGAGGCACGGCCTCCATTCCGCCCGCGGGGAGCCACGCGGCCCGAAGGGTGGGCCGGCCTAGCCAAGGAAGGATCGGAGGTGCCGGCTCACGCTTTCCACCGCATCCTTCCGGCTGGCGTACAGGACATAGTAGCCGTCGCGCCTCGCCTTCACCAGACCCGCATCGTGAAGGATCTTGACGTGGCGGGAGATCGCCGCTTCCGACAGGCTGAGGGCCCGGGCCAGTTCCTGGGTGCTCTTGGGCCCCTCCTGGCAGAGCTTCAGGATCTGCAGGCGCGCCTCGTGGGCCAGGGCGAACAGCATGCGCTGCAGGGCAACCGGAGGTTGGGCAGGGGGTCGCAGCAGGGGCCCCTCGAACGCATAGACCAGGCAGGGCTGCCAGGGCGGGTCGCACTCCACGCGGGTCTTAACCCGGGTGAAGAGGCTGGGGACCAGCAGCAAGGGCCGGCTTGGGGTGACGTCGACCACGACGTCTTCGGGGAGCCGGTGGAAGATGAGAAGGTGACGGTCGCGGACCACCCGGGCGTCGGGTGCCACCTCGTGCAGCACCGTCCACACGTCGCTCTCGCCCAGGCGCCGGGAGCGCCGCTCGGCATCGGCCAGCAAGGCGGGGCGGATGTGCGCCCACTCCCCTTTGAAGGCACATTCCCAGAACTGGTCGAGCAAGGCCACAAGGCGCCTCCGCAGCCGGTCGGGGCTCCGGATCAGCTCCTCGCAGGCCTGCACATACCGCGGGTCGAGACGTCGGGCATGCTCAAGGAGCATCGCCTGGGTCGCGCCGTCCCGCATCACCTCGTCCCAGGTGGGATCCCGCTCCGCCTCCCATGGCGTGAACGCCCTCGCACATTCCTCCACGAAGGTCTCCATGGGCAACCGTTCGATGTCCGCCAGTTCCTCATGAAACTCGGGAACGCCCTCCCGCGGCCGCGGGGTGAAGAAGCCCAGTTGCCAGTCCCGATAGGCGAAGCCCAGCTTGCGAATCTCCGCGAGCAGGGAAGGGGGCAGCCGCTTGCGCGTCTCCAGAACCCAGTGAAGTTGCAGGGGGTGGGCCCGCGGGTTGACGACCGCCTCGAGGGCGCACACCGCCTCGAGAAGAGGCGACAGGTTGAAGGTCACAGCCTTTTCGGCATTCGCACGCAGCTGGATCTCGATGGTCACCGCCCGTCACCATCCCTCTCGCCGTCGCGGTCCGCCACCCTGCCATGGCGAGCTCGCCCAATGCCATCCGATTGCGAATTCTTCGAATGTGTTGAACCGCCGGGCGAGCACCCCATAGGCTTTTGAGCAGCGACAACACCGAGGAGGTGCCCCGATGCCCGCTTCCGCCCATCCCGTACCCAAGTGCTACCTGGTGGTGGCCTACGCACCGCCGCGGGTGTCCGCCCGGGCCGCCAACGACGCGTTCAACCGGTACATCGCCGATACCAGCCGCGGGTTGGTCCTGACCCATGACCACTTCATCCACCCGCGCGGCGGCTACGCCATCTTCGCCTGCGAGCGGGAAGAACAGGTACGGCGCGTGACGGACGCCCAAGACGAACTGTCCGGTTGGCAGGTCTCCGTCCACCCGCTCACCTTCGCCCACGATGCCGTGACCTGGCTCTACCAGAGCGACTTCACCCTGGCCTGGTACCGCGGCGGCGAACGCCTCCGGACGTGGATGAACCGGTACGAGGCGTCGGAGCATTGCCACCGCCTGGAGAGCCGGCTTCCGTCCCAGGCAGGTTGACCGTTCCGGCCGCGGCGGTCCACCGGTCGACGGCACCAGACTGCAACCCTGCACCGGCAGCCGGTGGGACGTTCAACCTTGCGCCCGGCGGTCGCGCAAAGGCCCCAGCAGGAAGATCACGTTGCCGTCGGGGTCGTGGAGGCTGCACGCCCGCGCGCCCCAGTCCTGATCGGCCGGCTCGGTGGCGAAGGTAAGCCCCTGTTCGACGAGCCGCCGGTAGGCCGCGTCGACGTCGCCCACCCAGAAGCTGATGTGGTCGATGCCCGGCGGGTTGCCCGCCAGGTCCGGGCTGCGCCGCACGCCGCCCTCGGGCCGGTTCGTCTGAAAGAGGTAGAGGCGGGCGTCGCCGGCAACCAGCAAGGCTCCCGGCGTCTGGTCCCGGCTCTCGACCCGGAATCCGAGGCGGGTGTAGAAGGCCTCGGCAGCCTGAAGATCCCGCACCGCCACGCCGACGTTGTCGATCCGCTCGACCATGATGCATCCCCCTGTCCCATCTCGTCTGCGTCGCCCGCCGAGCCCCGACCCCTTGACGAACCGGCTCCCGGACGGAACTCCGCACCGCCACCGCGCTCCCCACCGCGCTGCGCAGTTCGTCTGCTCCACTTTGCCCGGCGGCCCGCCCGGGTCCCTGCGGCAGGCAGCCCGTGGGGGTGCCGATTCCGCTCCTGCTTCCGGTTCCGCGACCTCCGGCTCCGAGTTGCTGTCCCTCGCCGACGTTCGCTCGGATCCGCGCATTGTCCTGCTGGCGGTACCGGGGACAGGTATCGGCGTGCTGGCGGCCGTGGCGGCCGCGTTCCTCAACCGCATGATCCATTTCTTCACGAACCTGTTCTTTTGCCAGATCATGGCACGGGATGGGGTGTGCCCGGCGGGGCACCGCCTGGGTGCGGCCATCGTCCTCGTCCCCGTCATGGGCGGCCTCATCGTGAGACTCATGGCCCGCTTTGGCTCGGAGCAGATCCGCGGGCACCTCATCTCCGGGGCGGCCACCTTCGGCACGCCCGTCGCCGCGGTGCTGTTCGCCATCGAGCCCTGGCCCTTCGCGCGGCCGGAGAGCACAGCCGGGAGCTTGGGTTCGCTCTCTCCCGCACCGGGGCTGGCAAGGCCGCTGGCGTCCGCCCACACCGCGACCGGCGGCTCGACGGGAAGCCGTCCTTCGGCGTAGGGTCAAGATGAGGGCCCACCAAGATGAAGGTCCGTCAAACTGCACCTTGTGTGTTGTGTGAAGGCAGGCGGTCGCGTTGTCAACACCGGCCCTGATTGGCCTTGGTTTCCTCGTCGGTGCCATCGGCACCCTGATTGGCGCGGGGGGCGGGTTCCTCCTGGTTCCCGTCCTGGCCCTGCTCTACCCGGCCGACGATCCCGGTACCCTGACGGGCATCTCGCTGCTGGTGGTGGCCGTCAATGCCCTCTCGGGGTCCGTCGCCTATGCCCGGATGGGCCGGATCGACTTCCGGGCGGGCACCTGGTTTGCGGCGGCGGCCATCCCGGGGGCCGTGCTCGGGGCGTGGCTTTCGACCCTGATGTCGCGGCGGGTGTTCGAAGCCCTGCTGGGGACGTTGATGGTGGTGGCGGCGGTCTGGCTGCTGGCCCGGGCCCACCGGGCGGCGGTGGCGGGGGCGGCGGGAGCCGCGACCTCGGGAGCAGCGGCGGCCAGGGTGGCGCGAGCCACGACCGCCGCAGGCCCGCCGGGTGTAGCCCCTTCGCTGGGTGCGCCGGGTGCGCCGGGGGTGCCGGGCACAACGGCTGCGACAGGGCGACCCGGCCCGGCGGCTGCGCCGGTCAAAGCCCGCCCGGGTGATGGGCCCATTGGGGACCCGGCCGCCCTGGCGCAAGACGACTCCCGCCGGCGCAACCTGGGCCGCGGCATGGCCCTCAGCTTTCTGGTCGGCGTTGTGTCGAGCCTGCTGGGCATCGGCGGCGGGATCATTCACGTCCCGTTGCTGGTCACCCTGCTGGACTACCCGGTCCACGTGGCAACGGCCACATCCCACTTCGTCCTGGCCCTGACGGGGTGGGCGGGGGTGGCCGTGCACGCCTGGGCGGGAACGTACCACCACGGGCTCCACCGGGCGGCCTTGCTGGCGGCCGGTGTGATCCCCGGCGCCCAGGTGGGCGCCCTGCTGTCCCGCCGGGTCGACGACCGCTGGATTCTCCGGGGTCTCGCCCTGGCCCTGTTGCTGGCGGGGGTGCGGGTGCTGGCCGAAGCGGCGGGGGCGTGAGGGGCGGGAGCACCGGCGCACGGACCGCGCCGGCGCACGGAGTGCAGCCGGACGAGGCGCAACCTGCAAGGCGCCGTGATGGCGGCATCACGGCGCCGCGTGCCGCTTCGCGGGGGTGGTTGCCTCCTCAGCGTTCCCCTCCGGCCTCGTCCTGACCCTCCGCGGAGCCTCTCCTCAGAGAGCCCCTCGCCGGAGCCCCTCCCCGCCCCCCAGCCGCTCAAGCAGCCACTGGCGCAGCACCCGGACGTGGCTCCGCTCCGGGTTGCGGGCTGCCGTCAGCAGCACCACCGTCTCGTGTTCCCGGCATGCCTCGAGGACCGGGGCCGTCACCTCGGTGTCCAGGGCGTCCAGTTCCTCCCGGTAACGGCGCTGAAACCCTTCCCAGCGGCCCTCCGGGTCCTGGTGGAACCAGCGGCGCAGGGCGTCACTGGG
This is a stretch of genomic DNA from Thermaerobacter sp. PB12/4term. It encodes these proteins:
- a CDS encoding GntR family transcriptional regulator encodes the protein MPELFGSEFRLDPTRPIYLQIIERFQEAVARGVLQPGDQIPAQRELAQRIGVNPNTVQRAYREMEVMGLVETARGTGTFITLDAGRVRALREDLARQAVAEFVRRLQDLGFGQDEIVRRVAAALGTPVPGAGDLERGSHPDDPGRAFHAGSPGSRSPADRPATGSQAASPGNGSRVENQEGGTPS
- a CDS encoding ABC transporter ATP-binding protein translates to MTPWHPLAASAAAPAAAAEPTVQATAPPAAGSAGGTDPSTATGAPPPAVSFRHVWKRYGSVEALRDVTFTLPAGTVTGLVGANGSGKSTLLKVAAGFVRPARGEVQVLGETPGVELRRRIAFVAEVDPLDPWMTVDQTVRFVRSFFTGWDEEHEGELREILELPGRRRVGELSKGMRTRVRLLLGLARSAPLVLLDEPFSGIDPVSRRRIADAILAACRRGGRTILLSTHDLKDAEPLFDRLMVLAGGRLVLAGDADELRARHGKSLEGIVEEVLA
- a CDS encoding DUF5937 family protein encodes the protein MTIEIQLRANAEKAVTFNLSPLLEAVCALEAVVNPRAHPLQLHWVLETRKRLPPSLLAEIRKLGFAYRDWQLGFFTPRPREGVPEFHEELADIERLPMETFVEECARAFTPWEAERDPTWDEVMRDGATQAMLLEHARRLDPRYVQACEELIRSPDRLRRRLVALLDQFWECAFKGEWAHIRPALLADAERRSRRLGESDVWTVLHEVAPDARVVRDRHLLIFHRLPEDVVVDVTPSRPLLLVPSLFTRVKTRVECDPPWQPCLVYAFEGPLLRPPAQPPVALQRMLFALAHEARLQILKLCQEGPKSTQELARALSLSEAAISRHVKILHDAGLVKARRDGYYVLYASRKDAVESVSRHLRSFLG
- a CDS encoding VOC family protein, with protein sequence MVERIDNVGVAVRDLQAAEAFYTRLGFRVESRDQTPGALLVAGDARLYLFQTNRPEGGVRRSPDLAGNPPGIDHISFWVGDVDAAYRRLVEQGLTFATEPADQDWGARACSLHDPDGNVIFLLGPLRDRRAQG
- a CDS encoding sulfite exporter TauE/SafE family protein, which translates into the protein MSTPALIGLGFLVGAIGTLIGAGGGFLLVPVLALLYPADDPGTLTGISLLVVAVNALSGSVAYARMGRIDFRAGTWFAAAAIPGAVLGAWLSTLMSRRVFEALLGTLMVVAAVWLLARAHRAAVAGAAGAATSGAAAARVARATTAAGPPGVAPSLGAPGAPGVPGTTAATGRPGPAAAPVKARPGDGPIGDPAALAQDDSRRRNLGRGMALSFLVGVVSSLLGIGGGIIHVPLLVTLLDYPVHVATATSHFVLALTGWAGVAVHAWAGTYHHGLHRAALLAAGVIPGAQVGALLSRRVDDRWILRGLALALLLAGVRVLAEAAGA
- a CDS encoding DUF488 domain-containing protein, producing the protein MDLQIGRIYGDEPVPPGAYCVLVDRLWPRGVRKEGAPWDAWWKDLTPSDALRRWFHQDPEGRWEGFQRRYREELDALDTEVTAPVLEACREHETVVLLTAARNPERSHVRVLRQWLLERLGGGEGLRRGAL